One Kazachstania africana CBS 2517 chromosome 9, complete genome genomic region harbors:
- the DCC1 gene encoding Dcc1p (similar to Saccharomyces cerevisiae DCC1 (YCL016C); ancestral locus Anc_1.405), whose translation MSINLHCQLECDKDSQYKLIQLTPELLKVLKPTKGNEQNSLLQFKALDDNSSNVVLCSRDKTWIVRQKNHSNTALLMNEFIPGRPMNIPKESLFGLTEPTSDLLGYSSTSFEYETRKTEGQLNLDLVPLYNGEVKFPQTGNKPQLRTFEELVEHSPTSVVEAKTIWYNVGGCEINGYICLLSNEFMSRALHVMLTSVVAENLNLNELALDETFRAVTKDMGPDFNPYTIEVVKTVLNRFMKAFTDDRWSLDMLKIAKWYGINALKNHAHKTSMSTDEFMIKWKSTFPPFLPCDIDTDMLRGHYYKPAEHHLQYIAKNTLPIDVKERFNILFRLQSTWDFEDIKPLVEDLNVHGLKIDNFIMKYARRRRVPGKQKVIVTSR comes from the coding sequence ATGTCGATTAACCTGCACTGCCAACTGGAATGTGATAAGGATTCTCAATATAAGCTGATTCAATTGACTCCGGAGCTTTTGAAAGTGCTGAAGCCCACAAAGGGTAATGAACAAAATTCCCTTTTGCAATTCAAAGCATTGGACGATAATAGCTCTAACGTCGTGTTATGCTCCCGTGATAAGACTTGGATAGTAAGACAAAAGAACCATTCCAATACTGCTTTGTTAATGAACGAATTTATACCGGGAAGGCCCATGAATATACCAAAAGAATCATTATTTGGGTTGACGGAGCCCACCAGCGACCTTTTGGGTTATTCTAGTACGAGTTTTGAGTACGAGACACGTAAAACGGAAGGCCAGTTGAATTTAGATTTAGTACCCCTCTATAACGGTGAAGTAAAATTCCCGCAGACTGGAAACAAGCCACAACTAAGGACTTTTGAAGAGTTGGTGGAACATTCACCAACCTCTGTTGTGGAGGCGAAAACTATATGGTACAATGTTGGGGGCTGTGAGATCAACGGGTATATCTGTCTGTTGTCGAATGAATTCATGTCGAGAGCTTTACATGTGATGTTAACGAGTGTTGTAgcagaaaatttgaatttgaacgAATTAGCATTGGATGAAACATTCCGTGCTGTGACTAAGGATATGGGTCCAGACTTCAATCCATACACAATTGAGGTGGTCAAGACAGTCTTGAACAGGTTCATGAAAGCATTTACAGATGACAGATGGTCATTGGATATGCTAAAGATTGCCAAATGGTACGGAATAAATGCATTGAAGAACCATGCACACAAGACAAGTATGTCTACTGATGAATTCATGATCAAATGGAAATCCACATTCCCACCTTTTCTACCCTGCGATATCGATACTGACATGCTCCGAGGCCACTATTACAAGCCTGCAGAACATCATTTGCAATACATTGCCAAGAACACGCTACCGATAGACGTTAAAGAGAGATTCAATATTCTGTTCAGATTACAATCTACTTGGGATTTTGAGGATATAAAGCCTCTGGTGGAAGATCTAAACGTGCACGGACTGAAGATAGACaattttataatgaaatatgcaagaagaagaagagttcCGGGCAAACAAAAAGTCATCGTGACAAGCAGATAG
- the BUD3 gene encoding Bud3p (similar to Saccharomyces cerevisiae BUD3 (YCL014W); ancestral locus Anc_1.406) → MNDLSSIYSQELELTERSVVISLFNNLLASKNTHQQTLDWIHERSEKEWLDDIFINSVLYHNVDRVIWGPFFICIYKDPKTDKFGSLTLDRFGITHINSIDLSRKSAYYPAIENLHDNDKNSNVKKCIAVSLLQKFSNISMQHLKYLTEDKINYDPVHAGDLSSGCKLVTSISPELFGKRLISAGLLTGRLINSTLMDVIYENNESTIDSNNRLVFHLGEQLEQLFDPVTEYSPEQTEYGYKPPEDDKPTETDSELVQAICNELLQLQSNFTFTLVEFLQKVLIALRVKVLNGEIDALSTVKLNRMFPPTIDEVTRINCIFLDSLKSSMPYGSLEVLKACSITIPYFYKAYTRHEAATKLFSRDIKQFLKHFRNSIPECEEYSEMKLEAIIKGPQEKLLKLKLIIDRLYHSKEWANEENKIIGKKNYDNIIDVIDSFGRLNEPVSSYSTRVFTPSGKILTELAKGWPVELQYKWLKRRVVGVYDIIDQTFSNKRALLVIFSDYIVFLSITDYELYYTDDGSNKPLISDILMNSLINEVALPSKIPKLNVQNYCYIGDVLVSIFDNDTIRFDALRPDAFSISCKLATMKEPIDAKKVAALVTKAKILEKDTAFHLFKACRDDISLYSTAHELEAYNNEKLKSKFALFLNIKPASQFLSLYNLHFAVFASFVGTDDTNKVRLSVITRSNKDTVKTLEIFPDNIVDSIIGQLSTEYPLCYSSIQSSLIKELFAVTTYLANSIGKVGEKEHTLREAAAIVKDSNKSSKTNTLVNSDAEKKHSKAKDIDAKASKKIKKKTDNSTQKRISKIPESKNVMNLKPQEVKKKSLIEKLKSIFKSKRRSKKDISGPIVVNSKSYSSKSSLPHKKNNSPLPISPNKNILANTRSEKNLNAKNSSGKNPGVKSNDDAENLRISSVVRDTTYDASGARFQYTPRIGDLSKEKTEDIAEPHTPDEYTQLSQIPSPHIAEKLFLPKESKIHEPVDEVSEHEDIAGDISALTQSTSQENVEVLSAGQSGKEKDVSKRAHNQSQLYNSDLFEDFVPPGKECGHNIEIKQASEELSDDNLPTEKSSTQNQLHNVEKNNAVTLNSGEDNTKEKKNGTFHAGKQDPFVDIANPPIVQENIGVLPKKLNIFPTIPKLAPISRMEFTRSPSLIELFEGMRVVLDETDAHYNWKRLSSEVSLNQKYITNSGNTPENNNNFRNFAHAAAFNLAIPKNVETIVIPDEKAELESSHSTNGTLKTGDDHSKTTVPSVEEVSEEAVGKSPLKHEENPSLAANDTNRDRALDSERKFKVINTSPTRYSNIGSSEKQLASTTSETDFSKASFENPEDLQLSIARDISSQKLSVDTTTKMVPDFSFLTEMNREVTTRLFELNLASQEDVNDEEYYTPTTNAPKENMAASTSDQVETENETSIGLDVATGLENDLAKIRETSETHPEGDKSQNVATEESQNFLEDLEFSSFAMTFDNSLFNQYSSGLQEATLTHNSYETTKILDNIPELPAEKEGPVVYTLTNDLFSSNDIRIGINQKAGFMDNSNDAEDPIWVSPSKLDFDDITRTHVRTLGENIKDHAITRKNTKPDPPSNKLDDSELKHDLSYAFLANLVQTSEFDEIEEENYNDDKPTRLQFKS, encoded by the coding sequence ATGAATGACTTATCCTCTATATATTCACAAGAATTAGAATTAACAGAACGGTCAGTGGTGATTTCTTTGTTTAATAACCTGTTGGCATCGAAAAATACCCATCAACAGACTCTAGATTGGATTCATGAAAGATCTGAAAAAGAATGGTTAGAtgacattttcatcaactcAGTGCTCTATCATAACGTGGACAGAGTTATATGGGGACCGTTCTTCATATGTATATACAAGGATCCAAAGACTGATAAGTTCGGTTCACTGACGTTAGATAGATTTGGTATCACCCATATTAATTCCATTGATCTCTCCCGCAAATCTGCTTACTACCCAGCAATTGAGAACTTACATGACAATGATAAGAACTCGAATGTAAAAAAATGCATTGCTGTATCATTACTGCAAAAATTCTCGAATATTTCGATGCAGCACTTAAAGTACCTCACAgaagataaaatcaattatgATCCGGTACATGCTGGTGATTTGTCTAGTGGCTGTAAGTTGGTGACATCAATAAGTCCAGaattatttggtaaaagaTTGATATCAGCCGGTCTTCTAACAGGACGTCTCATTAATTCTACGCTGATGGATGTGATTTacgaaaataatgaatcaaCAATTGACTCAAATAACAGATTAGTATTCCATTTAGGTGAACAATTAGAGCAATTATTCGACCCTGTGACAGAGTATTCACCAGAACAAACCGAGTATGGCTATAAACCACCAGAAGATGACAAACCAACTGAAACAGATAGCGAACTCGTTCAAGCAATTTGTAATGAGCTTCTACAACtacaatcaaattttactTTCACACTAgttgaatttttacaaaaagtGCTCATAGCATTGAGGGTTAAAGTCCTGAATGGTGAAATTGATGCATTATCCACTGTAAAGTTAAATCGCATGTTTCCCCCCacaattgatgaagttaCAAGAATAAATTGTATCTTCCTGGACTCACTGAAATCTTCCATGCCATATGGATCACTAGAAGTCTTGAAGGCGTGTAGTATAACAATCCCTTACTTCTATAAAGCTTACACACGTCATGAAGCTGCTACTAAACTGTTTAGTAGAGATatcaaacaatttttgaagcatTTTAGGAATTCTATACCAGAATGTGAAGAATATAGTGAGATGAAATTGGAAGCAATAATTAAAGGCccacaagaaaaattgctCAAATTAAAACTTATTATCGATAGGCTCTATCATTCCAAGGAATGGGCTAACGAGGAAAATAAGATAATTggcaagaaaaattacGATAATATCATAGATGTAATTGACTCTTTTGGCAGATTGAATGAGCCTGTCAGTTCTTACAGTACAAGAGTGTTCACTCCCTCAGGTAAGATTTTGACAGAGCTAGCCAAAGGTTGGCCTGTAGAATTACAATACAAATGGCTTAAAAGGCGTGTGGTTGGTGTGTATGATATTATTGACCAaacattttctaataaaagAGCCCTTTTGGTTATCTTTAGTGATTACATTGTATTTTTAAGTATCACTGATTATGAATTATACTATACAGATGATGGTTCGAATAAACCTTTGATTTctgatattttaatgaacTCTCTGATAAATGAGGTTGCGTTGCCATCTAAAATACCGAAGTTAAatgttcaaaattattgctACATTGGAGATGTTTTGGTTTCAATATTCGATAATGATACAATTAGATTTGACGCTTTAAGACCAGATGctttttccatttcatGCAAGTTGGCCACAATGAAAGAACCTATTGATGCGAAAAAAGTAGCAGCACTAGTGACCAAAGCCaagattttggaaaaagATACAgcttttcatttatttaaaGCATGCAGGGATGACATCAGTCTGTACTCAACAGCTCATGAATTAGAAGCATACAATAACGAAAAACTAAAATCTAAATTTGCTTTATTTCTAAATATTAAGCCAGCCTCTCAATTCTTAAGCCTTTACAACCTACACTTTGCTGTGTTTGCCAGTTTTGTGGGCACGGACGATACGAATAAAGTTAGGCTGAGTGTGATAACCAGGAGTAATAAAGATACTGTGAAAACTTTAGAGATTTTTCCTGATAATATTGTTGATTCTATAATTGGGCAGTTATCAACCGAATATCCGCTGTGTTATTCATCAATCCAATCTTCATTAATTAAGGAGCTTTTTGCAGTTACTACCTATTTAGCTAACAGCATAGGAAAAGTAGGCGAGAAAGAGCACACCTTACGTGAAGCTGCTGCTATAGTTAAAGACAGTAATAAATCATCCAAAACTAATACCCTCGTTAACTCAGACGCAGAAAAAAAGCATTCAAAAGCCAAAGATATTGATGCAAAAGCTAgtaaaaagatcaaaaagaaaacagaTAACTCCACacaaaaaagaatatcaaagataCCAGAGAGTAAAAATGTTATGAACTTAAAGCCTCAAGAagttaagaaaaaaagctTAATTGAGAAACTAAAatccattttcaaatcaaaacGCAGGAGCAAAAAAGATATTAGTGGGCCGATCGTTGTTAATTCGAAAAGTTACAGTTCGAAATCTTCCTTACCTCATAAGAAAAACAACTCACCCTTACCTATTAGTCcgaataaaaatatattggCAAATACTAGAAGtgagaaaaatttgaatgcGAAGAATTCAAGTGGGAAAAATCCTGGAGTGAAAAGCAATGATGACGCCGAAAATTTGAGAATCAGTTCTGTTGTCCGTGATACAACATACGATGCATCTGGCGCTAGATTCCAATATACGCCTAGAATAGGTGATTtgtcaaaagaaaaaactgAGGACATTGCTGAACCCCATACGCCAGATGAATATACACAGCTATCACAAATTCCATCCCCTCACATTGCTGAAAAACTATTTCTTCCTAAAGAATCCAAAATTCATGAGCCAGTTGATGAAGTTAGTGAACATGAGGATATTGCTGGGGATATAAGCGCTCTTACACAATCCACTTCACAAGAAAACGTTGAAGTACTTTCGGCAGGACAATCAggtaaagaaaaagatgtcAGTAAGAGAGCTCATAATCAAAGTCAATTATATAACTCTGATCTTTTTGAAGACTTTGTGCCTCCAGGAAAGGAATGTGGGCAtaacattgaaattaagCAAGCTTCTGAGGAGTTATCTGATGACAATCTACCTACGGAGAAATCTAGTACTCAAAACCAATTGCACAACGtagagaaaaataatgcTGTAACATTAAATTCAGGCGAAGATAATACtaaggaaaaaaagaatggGACTTTTCATGCTGGGAAGCAAGATCCTTTTGTTGATATAGCCAATCCACCTATTgtacaagaaaatatagGAGTTTTGCccaaaaaattaaacaTTTTCCCCacaattccaaaattagCTCCAATCAGTCGTATGGAGTTTACCAGATCACCATCTTTGATAGAGTTATTTGAGGGAATGAGAGTTGTGCTTGATGAAACAGACGCTCACTACAACTGGAAACGTCTTTCCAGTGAGGTTTCtttgaatcaaaaatatataacCAACTCAGGAAATACCccagaaaataataataatttcagGAACTTTGCACATGCTGCAGCCTTCAACTTAGCAATCCCTAAAAATGTAGAAACTATTGTCATTCCAGATGAAAAGGCTGAGTTAGAAAGTTCGCATTCGACGAATGGTACGCTCAAGACTGGAGATGACCACTCAAAAACTACTGTCCCTTCTGTAGAAGAGGTGAGTGAAGAGGCAGTTGGAAAGAGTCCACTAAAACATGAGGAAAACCCGTCCCTCGCAGCAAATGATACTAATAGAGATAGGGCCTTGGATAGCGAACGCAAATTTAAAGTCATCAACACTTCTCCCACAAGGTACTCAAATATTGGTAGTTCAGAGAAACAATTAGCAAGTACGACCTCTGAGacagatttttcaaaagccAGCTTTGAAAATCCTGAAGACCTTCAATTATCTATTGCAAGAGACATCTCGTCTCAGAAATTGTCAGTAGATACCACAACAAAGATGGTGCCAGATTTCTCTTTCCTTACTGAGATGAATAGAGAAGTGACGACCCGTTTATTCGAATTAAATTTAGCTTCACAAGAAGACGTTAATGACGAAGAGTACTACACACCTACGACCAATGCACCCAAGGAGAATATGGCTGCATCAACGTCAGACCAGgttgaaactgaaaatgaaactagCATTGGATTAGATGTGGCCACTGGGCTTGAAAATGATCTTGCAAAGATAAGAGAAACCTCAGAGACACATCCCGAGGGGGACAAGTCGCAAAATGTGGCTACTGAAGAATcgcaaaattttttagaaGACTTAGAATTCAGTTCATTTGCCATGACTTTCgataattcattatttaatcAATACAGTTCTGGTTTGCAAGAGGCTACGCTTACTCATAATAGTTATGAAACAACGAAAATTTTAGATAACATACCAGAGTTACCAGCAGAGAAGGAAGGACCCGTAGTATACACACTAACTAATGATTTGTTCTCTAGTAATGACATTAGGATAGGTATAAATCAAAAGGCAGGATTTATGGACAATTCAAACGATGCGGAAGATCCAATTTGGGTATCGCCTAGCAAATTAGACTTTGATGATATAACCAGAACTCACGTAAGAACACTTGGGGAAAATATTAAGGATCATGCAATAACTAGAAAAAACACGAAGCCAGATCCTCCATCGAATAAGCTAGATGACTCTGAATTGAAGCATGATTTATCTTATGCATTTCTGGCCAACCTTGTTCAAACTAGCGagtttgatgaaattgaggaagaaaattacAATGATGATAAGCCTACCAGGTTGCAGTTCAAGAGTTAG
- the GBP2 gene encoding single-stranded telomeric DNA-binding/mRNA-binding protein (similar to Saccharomyces cerevisiae GBP2 (YCL011C) and HRB1 (YNL004W); ancestral locus Anc_1.408) produces MIVFFSNLVPILLIFIVRAPFLFGVIFFLLYQRNSNQRSRSRSPSRRYPEYNEDRYHGRDYESSRRFHPRRGRGGGGFRGRGRGGFGYRGSYGGGSGFRGSRAPRFQRREPNYALGESGIAEDKNYDNSVFVGNLSFDCTGDDLRDLFSSIGRVISANIYYSHGRSKGMGTVEFEDTADVDEAINQLNDTMFMGRNIFLKPDSPPPNQNKFPRAQPLSHQQESLPQGYEVFIINLPYSATWQDLKDLFRESGDVLRADIELDYNGYSRGFGNVFYATKEEMYSAIDRFNGYDWNGRILEVREGKFNQINETSNENEFIDYNEVPSEKPSSTFTEGVIGGGEKTNLVYISNLPFATSIDDLYDLVESLGNVVHAELKFDETGSPTGVAIVEYEDMDYAETAMEKLNDYNYGGNELSVSYAQRK; encoded by the coding sequence ATgatagtttttttttctaacCTAGTACCTATTTTACTAATATTTATTGTACGTGCTCCATTCTTATTTGGGgttattttcttccttttatATCAGAGAAATAGTAATCAGCGAAGCAGATCAAGATCACCTTCACGTCGTTATCCGGAATACAACGAGGATCGTTATCATGGACGTGACTACGAATCAAGCAGACGTTTCCATCCAAGAAGAGGCCGTGGTGGTGGCGGTTTCCGTGGGAGAGGTCGTGGAGGTTTTGGATATCGTGGAAGCTATGGTGGCGGCAGTGGTTTCCGTGGATCTAGAGCACCGAGATTCCAAAGAAGAGAGCCAAATTATGCTCTTGGTGAATCAGGAATTGCAGAGGATAAGAATTACGACAACAGCGTCTTCGTTGGcaatttatcttttgattGTACAGGTGATGACTTAAGAGATCTTTTTTCATCGATTGGTAGAGTAATTAGTGCAAATATCTATTATTCTCATGGTCGTTCAAAAGGTATGGGTACTGTAGAGTTCGAGGACACTGCCGACGTGGATGAAGCGATCAATCAACTTAATGATACCATGTTTATGGGTcgtaatatttttttaaaaccTGATTCCCCTCCtccaaatcaaaataaattcCCTAGAGCACAACCATTATCACATCAACAAGAATCACTTCCTCAAGGTTACGAAGTGTTCATCATAAATTTACCTTATTCCGCAACATGGCAAGATCTAAAAGATTTATTCAGAGAAAGTGGTGATGTATTAAGAGCCGACATTGAGCTAGATTATAATGGTTACTCAAGAGGTTTTGGAAATGTGTTTTACGctacaaaagaagaaatgtaCAGTGCCATTGATAGATTCAATGGATATGACTGGAATGGTAGAATTTTAGAGGTAAGGGAGggaaaattcaatcaaataaatgagacttcaaatgaaaatgaatttattgacTATAATGAGGTTCCATCTGAAAAACCAAGTTCAACATTCACGGAGGGCGTTATCGGTGGAGGTGAGAAAACTAATTTAGTTTATATAAGTAATTTACCTTTTGCAACctcaattgatgatttatatGATCTAGTTGAAAGTCTTGGTAACGTTGTGCATgctgaattgaaatttgatgaaactgGCTCACCAACTGGGGTTGCAATTGTGGAATATGAAGATATGGATTATGCTGAGACGGCAATGGAAAAGTTAAATGACTATAATTATGGGGGAAATGAACTATCTGTCTCATATGCTCAACGCAAATAG
- the SGF29 gene encoding Sgf29p (similar to Saccharomyces cerevisiae SGF29 (YCL010C); ancestral locus Anc_1.409), with the protein MDGQWESVVSSLQDIYNANEVTQFDDDVNTKRINFENLPNEQLNSNIEKFQEHMENITRAHKLLDRVRSNLQTILDYENEHQPEEGTAEDVSMPTTRNNTPTSLHAEAKQYWVSQYNPVETIKVGSEVAYRPKRGGDGEWFQCEVIKISSDGTRLEVRDPEPDELGNTGKVFKCTWKDIIAIPNVNVKYTKGKIVNYPAGSKVLARYPETTTFYPAVVIGSKRDGTCRLRFDGEEEVDKETEVTRKLVLPMPMISASPMKK; encoded by the coding sequence ATGGATGGTCAATGGGAGTCAGTAGTGTCGTCATTACAGGATATATATAATGCAAATGAAGTGACTcaatttgatgatgatgtgAATACGAAAAGAatcaactttgaaaatttaccCAACGAACAGTTGAACAGCAATATTGAGAAATTTCAGGAACATATGGAAAATATTACGAGGGCTCACAAGCTATTGGATAGAGTTAGATCTAATTTACAAACAATACTGGATTATGAAAACGAACACCAACCTGAGGAAGGAACGGCTGAAGACGTGTCAATGCCTACGACAAGGAACAACACGCCAACATCTTTACATGCTGAGGCCAAACAGTATTGGGTAAGTCAATACAACCCTGTGGAGACAATCAAAGTCGGCTCCGAGGTGGCATATAGGCCCAAGAGAGGTGGTGATGGAGAGTGGTTTCAATGTGAAGTCATCAAGATCTCGAGCGATGGGACAAGACTTGAAGTACGGGATCCAGAACCTGACGAGTTAGGAAACACTGGCAAAGTGTTCAAATGCACTTGGAAAGATATTATCGCAATACCAAATGTGAATGTGAAATATACAAAGGGCAAGATTGTCAACTATCCTGCTGGATCAAAAGTGTTGGCGAGATATCCGGAAACCACCACCTTCTATCCGGCTGTTGTAATCGGAAGTAAAAGAGATGGAACCTGTAGACTGAGATTCGAcggtgaagaagaagtcgACAAAGAAACTGAAGTAACCAGGAAATTGGTGTTGCCAATGCCAATGATCTCTGCATCGCcaatgaagaaatag
- the ILV6 gene encoding acetolactate synthase regulatory subunit (similar to Saccharomyces cerevisiae ILV6 (YCL009C); ancestral locus Anc_1.411): MMLRTILPKTLIRQSSSSTSALAYKQLHKHSTKPPLPTLETPTWDANSAVSSIIYETPAPSTQPRKPHVLNCLVQNEPGVLSKISGTLAGRGFNIDSLIVCNTEVKDLSRMTIVLKGQDSVIEQARRQIEDLVPVYAVLNYTNSEMVKRELMLARVSLLGSEYFEDLLLHHHQNATNENEKSLVEKIREQKFHPSNLVPSEVLRLKHEHLNDVTQLAQNFGARVVDISESSCIVELAAKPSRISAFLKLIEPFGVLECIRSGMMALPRTRLKSKHDDIDEDTEGKISDLVDISQLPPG, from the coding sequence ATGATGTTGAGGACTATATTGCCCAAGACGCTCATACGTCAAAGTTCATCATCGACTTCCGCTTTAGCATATAAACAGCTACATAAACACTCCACAAAACCACCTTTACCAACGTTAGAGACCCCTACATGGGATGCAAATAGCGCTGTATCATCGATAATCTATGAGACACCAGCTCCTTCTACACAGCCAAGAAAACCACATGTATTAAACTGTTTAGTTCAAAATGAACCAGGTGTTCTTTCCAAGATTTCTGGTACTTTGGCCGGTAGAGGTTTTAATATTGACTCTCTCATTGTTTGTAATACAGAAGTTAAAGATCTAAGTAGGATGACAATTGTATTAAAAGGCCAAGACTCTGTTATTGAACAAGCCAGAAGACAGATTGAAGATTTGGTGCCGGTATATGCGGTATTAAACTATACAAATTCTGAAATGGTCAAAAGAGAATTAATGTTAGCAAGGGTTTCTTTGTTAGGTTCAGAATATTTTGAGGACTTATTATTGCACCATCATCAGAATGCAACTAATGAAAACGAGAAATCTTTGGTAGAAAAGATTAGAGAGCAAAAATTCCATCCTTCAAACTTAGTACCTAGTGAAGTATTGAGATTGAAACATGAGCACCTAAATGATGTGACTCAATTAGCCCAGAATTTCGGCGCAAGAGTGGTCGACATAAGTGAATCAAGTTGTATTGTAGAATTAGCTGCTAAACCATCAAGGATCTCagcttttttgaaattaattgaaCCATTTGGTGTGTTAGAATGTATAAGAAGTGGAATGATGGCCTTACCAAGAACCCGACTAAAGTCAAAACATGATGATATAGACGAAGATACTGAAGGTAAGATCAGTGACCTTGTAGATATTTCTCAATTACCTCCAGGTTAG
- the STP22 gene encoding ubiquitin-binding ESCRT-I subunit protein STP22 (similar to Saccharomyces cerevisiae STP22 (YCL008C); ancestral locus Anc_1.412) produces the protein MSVSNNNTGIPDSVVKWLFQVSNQIYSNNSRQIFNDSLLILSHFKNLRPRTRVFTDYQGKSNLLLCIYGDFTNTVTNLQVPFLIWVPVNYPSEHPIVNINMETLGTQLKINLGPHVDSNGTIYLPCFEKPQCTLHDCLMGLLNILDHESLFIAERAPPILPPKPHDISHQLQKLKLDATPPPLPELPPGHTRRNEVLSPPPIPERLPSNTPSKIPTRPTVTNSPKVELARVAKVNKKEHSEVPDFMDQEQRTNSHDAILSNLNDLIGVISENEKNLITNELNRFDTSNLVTSIKNNLDFETNSIENFQNIIKNYSIQLHEKINDLKKFEDKQLNKVYDDVIVHETVAMKQIYDMVCKDYALDDSIKLCVNLLNKGILTLDLFVKTVRNLSREQFLVRFHIRKLYNILEE, from the coding sequence ATGTCTGTGTCTAATAATAACACTGGTATCCCAGATTCGGTGGTTAAATGGTTATTCCAAGTTTCTAACCAAATCTATTCAAATAACTCTAGACAGATATTTAACGATTCTTTACTTATTTTATctcatttcaaaaatttaagaCCAAGAACCAGAGTTTTCACAGATTACCAAGGTAAGTCAAATCTGTTACTATGTATATACGGTGATTTTACGAACACTGTCACCAATTTACAAGTCCCCTTTCTCATATGGGTACCAGTAAATTATCCAAGTGAGCATCCAATTGTAAATATTAACATGGAAACCCTGGGTAcccaattgaaaataaatctaGGTCCTCATGTCGATTCTAATGGGACCATCTACTTGCCGTGTTTCGAAAAGCCTCAATGTACTTTACATGACTGTTTAATGGGTCTGCTAAATATATTAGATCATGAAAGTTTATTCATAGCAGAGAGAGCACCTCCAATACTACCACCAAAACCTCATGATATATCGCACCAATTGCAAAAGCTAAAATTGGATGCTACACCCCCACCTCTGCCAGAATTACCACCTGGTCATACTCGTCGTAATGAGGTCCTTTCGCCACCCCCTATACCAGAACGATTACCTTCAAATACACCGTCAAAGATACCTACAAGACCCACCGTCACGAATAGTCCAAAAGTAGAATTGGCAAGAGTTGCCAAAGTTAACAAGAAAGAACATTCAGAGGTTCCTGATTTCATGGACCAAGAACAAAGAACAAATTCGCATGATGCCATACtgtcaaatttgaatgatttaaTAGGTGTCATtagtgaaaatgaaaagaatctTATCACAAATGAATTAAACAGGTTTGATACTTCAAATTTAGTAACAAgcatcaaaaataatttggaTTTTGAGACTAATTCTATagaaaatttccaaaatataatcaaaaACTATTCGATTCAATTAcatgaaaagatcaatgatcttaagaaatttgaagataagCAATTAAATAAAGTCTATGATGATGTGATAGTCCACGAAACTGTCGCTATGAAACAAATCTACGATATGGTTTGCAAAGATTATGCACTAGATgattcaattaaattatgTGTTAATCTATTGAATAAGGGCATCTTAACACTAGATCTGTTTGTCAAGACAGTCAGAAATTTGTCCAGAGAACAATTTCTCGTTAGATTCCACATCCGCAAATTATATAACATATTGGAAGAATGA
- the VMA9 gene encoding H(+)-transporting V0 sector ATPase subunit e (similar to Saccharomyces cerevisiae VMA9 (YCL005W-A); ancestral locus Anc_1.413) — translation MSFYTVVGVLLVVVISSCIFWTIAPKENQTVWRSTVILSMAMMYLMWAITYLCQLHPLVFPRRSDMRAE, via the exons ATGAGCTT TTATACGGTTGTTGGAGTGTTGTTGGTAGTCGTAATTTCCTCCTGTATATTTTGGACGATAGCACCAAAGGAGAATCAAAC TGTTTGGAGGAGTACTGTGATCCTCTCCATGGCCATGATGTACCTGATGTGGGCCATAACGTATTTGTGCCAACTGCATCCATTAGTATTTCCAAGACGTTCAGATATGAGAGCTGAATAA